A region from the Maniola jurtina chromosome 20, ilManJurt1.1, whole genome shotgun sequence genome encodes:
- the LOC123875890 gene encoding protein sneaky isoform X2, translated as MYCGKAGRGVLKAVVLTYVVAGPITNMGLNAKEVVRVFACSTQLSYNLTKIKYARMYKPLNKALLSLRKEVDGIKDAIRSIRDVISPIELEIEGMDHLQQMKAENDLSDALFDIIQRSQKDARQNHYSLDLVTNESGQYEKTYLDKMEIRCENQLSHTVTLCLNAFSSAYEECNQAIPAYATMICWPLMLPRVCNVKQLLGPEICNSRKQLNPGLGIGYAYLKKVKRELTSNLTDIKLQHKVKYERELQDVQDAKETGDRVLHAFHEKFVTMELAITTVNFCLALLFLRIAYSAQSYHDMYLTSIDFDNVYITGYFKRIDLKRRRKDKFTLLPLKKMERNRYVDVLSTYYLLSERKKLLCQILKVMLEAVTATTFVMLDRLFYEALDVVRMHAKESQPSSGVQDLEIKVESKGLLSSMVRRVLEEMSSNKQYKMVSNEMCLPRPRAMPSLFYFKIYGGYIWILLLVFINPYTMRLRRLICSHFYPVREKQRILHLYNDILKKRVKMDKTLRRRAVQSVRAHYLSGENLLSLRIRFPQMLGWLEALPVARMKCLICEETAPRDCDRSHRASTIQGWHSCVKTRCPFVYCEECWREVGSQCLACDPALAELSDIDSLSDDNPPRH; from the exons ATGTACTGTGGTAAGGCAGGCCGAGGGGTTTTGAAGGCTGTTGTACTTACGTACGTTGTCGCTG GCCCAATAACAAACATGGGTTTGAACGCCAAGGAAGTGGTACGGGTGTTTGCATGCAGTACTCAACTGTCGTACAACCTCACCAAAATCAAATACGCCCGAATGTACAAACCGCTGAACAAGGCATTGCTTAGTTTAAGGAAAGAAGTTGATGGAATAAAGGACGCTATCAG ATCCATTCGTGATGTCATATCACCGATAGAGCTAGAAATCGAAGGAATGGACCACTTGCAACAGATGAAGGCAGAAAATGATTTGTCTGATGCTTTGTTTGACATTATTCAACGCTCACAAAAGGACGCAAGGCAAAATCA CTATAGTTTGGACCTAGTAACCAATGAAAGTGGGCAATATGAAAAAACCTATCTCGATAAAATGGAAATCCGTTGCGAAAACCAGCTATCCCACACAGTGACATTATGTTTGAACGCCTTTTCTTCGGCTTACGAGGAATGTAACCAGGCGATTCCGGCATATGCTACAATGATATGCTGGCCTTTGATGTTGCCAAGGGTGTGCAATGTAAAACAATTGCTTGGACCTGAGATATGCAACAGCAGAAAACAG CTAAATCCTGGACTGGGGATCGGTTACGCGTATCTGAAGAAGGTGAAAAGAGAACTAACATCGAATCTCACGGATATAAAATTACAACATAAAGTAAAGTATGAACGAGAGCTTCAAGATGTCCAG GATGCAAAGGAGACTGGTGACCGCGTTCTCCACGCGTTTCATGAAAAATTCGTTACCATGGAGTTAGCCATCACTACAGTCAATTTCTGCCTTGCCTTGTTATTCCTTCGCATAGCATACTCTGCACAGAGCTACCACGATATGTACCTGACGAGTATTGATTTCGACAACGTTTACATCACGGGATATTTTAAAAGGATCGATCTAAAGCGGAGGAGGAAAGATAAATTCACGCTTTTGCCTTTAAAAAAG ATGGAAAGAAACAGATACGTAGATGTACTGTCCACTTATTACTTACTTTCGGAGCGCAAGAAACTATTGTGTCAGATCCTCAAAGTTATGCTGGAAGCGGTGACAGCAACGACTTTCGTGATGCTGGACAGATTGTTCTATGAGGCTTTGGATGTCGTAAGAATGCACGCGAAGGAGAGTCAACCCTCATCGGGTGTGCAAGACCTTGAGATTAAG GTAGAAAGCAAAGGTCTATTATCCAGCATGGTACGCAGAGTCCTCGAAGAGATGAGTTCCAACAAACAATACAAAATGGTTTCCAATGAGATGTGTCTCCCGCGGCCTAGGGCGATGCCaagcttgttttattttaaaatttacggTGGATACATATGGATACTTCTGTTGGTTTTCATTAACCCTTATACGATGAGACTGCGAAG ACTGATCTGCAGTCATTTCTACCCCGTACGCGAGAAACAGCGAATACTACACCTCTACAACGATATACTGAAGAAGCGAGTTAAAATGGACAAAACGCTACGCAGAAGGGCGGTGCAATCTGTGCGAGCTCATTACCTATCTGGGGAGAATTTGTTGAGTTTGAGGATAAGGTTCCCTCAGATGCTGGGATGGCTTGAGGCATTGCCGGTAGCTAGGATGAAGTGTTTGATTTGTGAGGAGACCGCGCCGAGGGACTGTGATCGTAGTCATA GAGCAAGCACGATACAAGGGTGGCATTCGTGTGTGAAAACAAGGTGTCCATTCGTATACTGTGAAGAGTGTTGGCGAGAAGTGGGCTCTCAGTGCCTCGCCTGCGACCCTGCGCTCGCCGAGCTGAGCGACATCGACTCCCTCAGCGACGATAACCCACCACGACATTAG
- the LOC123875895 gene encoding uncharacterized protein LOC123875895 yields MLHSLGLMCGITAHTRIELCNGKISKSCIDHIYARSRTQDLYTAAIGTTLADHRAVILACLGARTQDVPKYRTCLNNQKLFSSLEQIDWGPTNNMTCPISIYNYLKTRLTECYKKSEYKIKIKPNNVRSQNIWINKKIIQACEYRDDLFLKWIKNTNDLIAKQKYNKARNYANMLIQKTKNKTTKSDIIANKNNPKNLWNILNRLTGKMKSSIDEILQSTFGGHCKDIANNFADTFNNSVKRIIPKCSEPLLDNSTYSSSANPSGFTLQGSLCFWSSRQLVRMLRALSNTLYIIIHQSDG; encoded by the exons ATGCTGCACAGCCTAGGCCTTATGTGCGGGATCACTGCACATACTAGGATTGAATTATGTAATGGCAAAATAAGCAAATCGTGTATAGATCACATTTATGCTCGATCCCGCACACAAGACCTGTATACGGCGGCGATCGGTACGACACTGGCTGACCACCGGGCGGTGATACTCGCTTGCCTCGGCGCTCGAACACAGGATGTTCCGAAATACAGAACTTGTCTTAACAACCAAAAGTTATTCTCATCATTAGAACAGATAGATTGGGGGCCTACAAATAACATGACGTGTCCAATATCTATATATAATTACCTAAAGACTAGACTTACGGAATGCTACAAAAAatctgaatataaaataaaaataaaacctaacaACGTACGAAGTCAAAACATAtggatcaataaaaaaattatacaagcATGTGAGTATAGGGATGATCTGTTCTTAAAATGGATAAAAAACACGAATGATCTAATcgcaaaacaaaaatacaataaagcCCGAAACTACGCCAATATGTTAattcaaaaaactaaaaataaaaccacaaaGTCGGACATTATCGCAAACAAAaataaccctaaaaatctatGGAATATATTGAATAGGCTAACTGGCAAAATGAAGTCTTCAATAGACGAAATACTGCAAAGTACTTTTGGTGGTCATTGCAAAGATATTGCAAACAATTTTGCGGATACGTTTAACAATAGTGTCAAACGGATAATTCCTAAATGCTCCGAACCATTGCTCGACAATTCAACATATAGCTCTTCAGCAAAT CCCTCGGGTTTCACTCTACAAGGTTCGTTATGTTTTTGGTCCTCACGTCAGCTTGTCAGGATGTTACGGGCATTATCTAACACTTTGTATATCATCATTCATCAATCAGACGGCTGA
- the LOC123875894 gene encoding uncharacterized protein LOC123875894, producing the protein MQSKCDVCKRTVTKSLPGLECSKCDRVVHLNTRCSGLTGKQIAALKAATSLEWTCLECQRESPRRNSSIIIPEEDDEDDNTPVQIDAKKLLSNISKEIEKAIKSEMRELNEALQFHSGKLDEVVECMDAFKQTIKALERKNVELTNKNNNLETRIGALEQRLQEIEQEKLINSVEIANVPYQSTEADSKILEKVALKLQLPIGGIKSSRRLQGKKEQPPNIRVELQDESTQEQWITAAKSIKTMVVDLCPSEKNNKDIVYISEAMTKTNKTLLWKAKQELKINQKFKYVWFKKGFVKARKDDGSKTYILRTMADVNALLKNKT; encoded by the coding sequence atGCAGTCTAAGTGTGATGTGTGTAAAAGAACGGTTACAAAATCACTACCGGGATTAGAATGCAGTAAGTGTGACAGAGTTGTGCATCTTAACACCAGATGCAGTGGTCTGACTGGTAAGCAAATCGCCGCCCTCAAAGCGGCCACCAGCTTAGAGTGGACTTGCCTTGAATGCCAGCGGGAATCACCAAGACGCaattcatcaatcattattccGGAAGAAGACGACGAAGACGACAACACACCTGTTCAAATCGACGCAAAGAAGCTGTTGAGCAACATTTCCAAGGAAATTGAAAAGGCGATTAAAAGTGAGATGCGTGAACTTAATGAGGCATTGCAGTTTCATAGTGGAAAGCTAGACGAAGTCGTGGAGTGTATGGACGCATTCAAACAAACTATTAAAGCACTCGAAAGGAAGAATGTGGAGCtaacgaataaaaataataacctaGAAACTCGTATCGGAGCCCTCGAGCAACGATTACAAGAAATCGAGCAAGAAAAGCTTATAAATTCAGTGGAAATTGCAAATGTACCATACCAGAGCACAGAAGCGGACAGTAAAATATTGGAAAAGGTGGCCCTGAAACTCCAACTACCCATTGGAGGTATAAAAAGCTCACGAAGACTCCAAGGGAAGAAAGAACAACCGCCGAACATTAGAGTGGAATTACAAGACGAAAGTACTCAAGAACAATGGATTACGGCTGCTAAAAGCATCAAAACTATGGTAGTGGACCTTTGCCCCTCCGAGAAAAATAATAAGGATATAGTTTACATCAGTGAAGCAATGACGAAAACCAACAAGACCTTACTGTGGAAGGCTAAGCAAGAACTAAAGATTAACCAGAAATTCAAGTACGTATGGTTTAAAAAAGGATTCGTAAAGGCACGCAAAGACGACGgttcaaaaacctatattttaCGAACCATGGCGGATGTAAACGCCCTACTAAAGAACAAAACGTAA
- the LOC123875889 gene encoding protein wech: MTSFANMTQSLAASLPATTSATGSSHSSNGPEDSVSMSHILCDLLENMNKPSTQTTGASTSSTTPYDIWAIPSGSSLQNATLPSIREYTVSNNNNQSHSKEDNSSGSPGTSSSVSITCYRCEERTPTTRCLECNDLFCHECCHKVTSDCQLREHTLLPIHQISPIGARPNSVTNDKEVMYCELHGDPVRFYCEACIIFICQECTLWVHKDHCFSPIKGALDMCRIGVFRAIEDTKTGTKAIKTAIDRAVAMSKAYEKETAEANMKIRKAMRCFAQAIEDREKYLLDKVEKMRQAKMNELTDHMNTLRGILAGLAHTNETLVRSMDSEGIDLFMAKEKGRAQVDYFSCMFKNMYMTEERIMFIPPNYDLVDQIKRQCDVQSAPANAMHTLSSSSSLQSRQSLLHSLQSAQTFPPLSYQMSASSSLRSLPDYTNHTRSTNYYDHSISSSISMDSNPARGIGQAIPGYWMSVSVKPTRSPVSGVPMFSFGREGQDEGQVSRPWGLCVDREGNIIVADRRNNRIQIFNGRGEFRTMFGSKGTGPGEFDLPAGITTDTYGRIIVIDKDNHRVQIFTSSGNFILKFGSFGKECGQFQYPWDVAVNTLGNIVVTDTRNHRIQLFTSDGTYITKFVFEGANPAKMLKGPTTPRGICFTTSGNIIVSDFENHRLLMVDPTLSKVLHCVGREGSGIGELNRPSGIVTDDDGRIIVADSKNHRVLVFTSELRILWAVDLKSPGLDDKDRPSDVALTPEGFLVVLFETLPDTARDITSHGKQYIKVY, from the coding sequence ATGACGTCGTTCGCAAATATGACGCAGTCGCTGGCGGCGAGCCTGCCCGCCACCACATCGGCCACGGGCTCCAGCCACAGCTCCAACGGGCCGGAGGACTCCGTCTCGATGTCGCACATCCTCTGCGATCTCCTCGAGAACATGAACAAACCATCGACTCAGACGACTGGCGCTTCCACCTCATCCACAACACCGTACGACATCTGGGCCATACCCTCTGGTAGCTCGTTACAAAACGCCACCTTGCCTAGCATCCGTGAGTACACAGTTTCTAATAATAACAATCAAAGCCATTCTAAGGAAGACAACTCGAGCGGATCCCCAGGCACTTCCTCCTCTGTTTCGATCACCTGTTACCGCTGTGAAGAACGCACCCCGACTACGCGTTGTCTGGAATGTAATGATCTTTTTTGTCATGAATGTTGTCATAAAGTCACTTCTGATTGCCAACTGAGAGAGCACACGTTGTTGCCTATCCATCAAATCTCACCCATAGGTGCTAGACCTAACTCCGTCACCAACGACAAGGAAGTCATGTACTGTGAGCTGCACGGCGACCCCGTCAGATTCTACTGCGAAGCGTGTATAATATTTATCTGCCAAGAGTGTACGCTGTGGGTTCATAAAGATCACTGTTTTTCGCCAATCAAGGGTGCATTAGATATGTGTAGAATTGGCGTTTTTAGAGCGATAGAAGACACCAAAACCGGCACGAAAGCTATTAAAACGGCAATAGATCGTGCCGTAGCTATGTCAAAGGCTTACGAAAAGGAAACCGCAGAAGCGAATATGAAAATACGGAAAGCTATGCGATGTTTTGCGCAAGCTATCGAGGATCGTGAAAAGTATCTGTTAGATAAAGTAGAAAAAATGCGCCAAGCTAAGATGAATGAACTAACAGACCATATGAATACTCTTCGTGGCATTCTGGCCGGATTGGCGCATACTAATGAGACACTAGTGCGCAGTATGGACTCCGAGGGCATCGATCTATTTATGGCCAAGGAAAAGGGAAGAGCCCAAGTCGACTATTTTTCTTGCATGTTTAAGAATATGTATATGACTGAAGAGCGTATTATGTTTATACCTCCAAACTATGATTTAGTTGACCAGATTAAGAGGCAATGTGATGTGCAATCTGCTCCTGCAAATGCAATGCACACATTGAGTTCGTCTTCATCTCTACAATCGAGACAGTCTTTACTGCACTCCTTACAGTCGGCACAAACGTTTCCGCCGTTATCTTATCAAATGTCTGCTTCTAGTAGCTTACGATCATTACCAGACTATACGAACCACACACGATCTACGAACTATTATGATCACAGTATCTCGTCTAGCATATCTATGGACTCGAACCCTGCACGTGGTATTGGTCAAGCGATACCAGGATATTGGATGTCGGTTTCGGTGAAGCCTACTAGAAGTCCGGTATCTGGTGTGCCAATGTTTTCATTTGGGAGAGAAGGTCAGGATGAAGGACAGGTTTCTAGACCGTGGGGGTTGTGTGTAGATAGAGAAGGAAACATAATTGTAGCGGACAGAAGAAATAATCGGATACAGATATTTAACGGTCGTGGGGAATTTAGAACCATGTTTGGTTCTAAAGGAACAGGACCAGGAGAGTTCGATCTCCCTGCAGGCATAACGACCGACACATATGGACGCATAATTGTTATCGACAAGGACAATCACAGGGTTCAAATATTTACCTCTTCGGGCAATTTTATCTTAAAGTTTGGTTCCTTCGGTAAGGAATGTGGTCAGTTCCAATATCCGTGGGATGTAGCTGTTAATACTTTAGGCAATATCGTGGTGACTGACACTCGTAATCATCGCATCCAGTTATTCACTAGTGACGGCACTTACATCACAAAGTTTGTTTTCGAAGGAGCTAATCCCGCTAAAATGCTTAAAGGACCGACGACCCCTAGAGGTATATGTTTTACGACTTCAGGAAATATAATTGTATCAGATTTTGAAAATCATCGCTTGCTAATGGTCGATCCAACGCTTTCGAAAGTTTTGCATTGTGTAGGTCGTGAAGGGTCAGGAATCGGCGAACTGAATCGACCATCGGGAATCGTGACTGATGATGACGGGAGAATTATTGTGGCAGATTCTAAAAACCACCGCGTACTAGTATTCACATCGGAGTTGCGTATTTTATGGGCTGTAGATTTGAAGAGTCCCGGTCTTGATGATAAAGATCGACCGAGCGACGTAGCTTTAACTCCCGAAGGGTTCCTCGTAGTATTGTTTGAAACTTTACCTGACACCGCCCGCGACATCACTTCTCACGGTAAACAATATATTAAAGTATATTGA
- the LOC123875896 gene encoding calmodulin-4-like isoform X2, with protein sequence MGHHVSALVSSLGRFFEYPVKRKPICFYRQEDFTATGEPQRKVSDVQKVAMTDYDKLVDQFYKRLAEQRQYNQMKEQDRRWSIQKVVRRFPGWNEVTIANLHSLFLLFDNQSNGMLGFDDFCAVLESLGDETSMEFRKERFNLADTDNDGWVTYDEFLSLVYNFSPQAEGGELGGLAQLCNEVADNIQFVSNLTVGEQLEYGLF encoded by the exons atgGGTCACCACGTGAGCGCACTTGTCTCGAGTTTGGGAAGATTTTTCGAATATCCTGTAAAAAGGAAACCCATCTGTTTCTATAGGCAGGAAGATTTCACGGCCACAG GAGAACCTCAGAGGAAAGTTTCGGATGTCCAAAAGGTAGCCATGACTGACTACGATAAGTTAGTCGACCAGTTCTACAAGAGGCTAGCAGAACAGCGCCAGTATAACCAA ATGAAGGAGCAGGATCGTCGGTGGAGCATTCAGAAAGTGGTGCGTCGCTTCCCCGGCTGGAACGAGGTCACCATCGCCAACCTGCACAGCCTGTTCCTGCTCTTCGACAACCAGTCCAATGGGATGCTTGGATTTGATGATTT TTGTGCCGTTTTAGAGAGCTTGGGAGACGAAACTTCTATGGAGTTTAGAAAAGAAAGGTTCAACTTGGCTGACACTGATAACGACGGTTGGGTCACTTACGATGAATTTTTATCG CTAGTATACAACTTCAGTCCACAAGCGGAGGGCGGCGAGCTGGGCGGCCTGGCGCAGCTCTGCAACGAGGTCGCCGACAACATACAGTTCGTCAGCAACTTGACTGTGGGCGAGCAGCTCGAGTATGGGTTGTTTTGA
- the LOC123875890 gene encoding protein sneaky isoform X1, whose amino-acid sequence MFSNCYEKKLVKSLLGFLAGFALGQCYYILFLKDISFLGDGYFIGLILSILLGVCNAVSIQVQCISLLLLPMYCGKAGRGVLKAVVLTYVVAGPITNMGLNAKEVVRVFACSTQLSYNLTKIKYARMYKPLNKALLSLRKEVDGIKDAIRSIRDVISPIELEIEGMDHLQQMKAENDLSDALFDIIQRSQKDARQNHLDLVTNESGQYEKTYLDKMEIRCENQLSHTVTLCLNAFSSAYEECNQAIPAYATMICWPLMLPRVCNVKQLLGPEICNSRKQLNPGLGIGYAYLKKVKRELTSNLTDIKLQHKVKYERELQDVQDAKETGDRVLHAFHEKFVTMELAITTVNFCLALLFLRIAYSAQSYHDMYLTSIDFDNVYITGYFKRIDLKRRRKDKFTLLPLKKMERNRYVDVLSTYYLLSERKKLLCQILKVMLEAVTATTFVMLDRLFYEALDVVRMHAKESQPSSGVQDLEIKVESKGLLSSMVRRVLEEMSSNKQYKMVSNEMCLPRPRAMPSLFYFKIYGGYIWILLLVFINPYTMRLRRLICSHFYPVREKQRILHLYNDILKKRVKMDKTLRRRAVQSVRAHYLSGENLLSLRIRFPQMLGWLEALPVARMKCLICEETAPRDCDRSHRASTIQGWHSCVKTRCPFVYCEECWREVGSQCLACDPALAELSDIDSLSDDNPPRH is encoded by the exons atgttctcaaattgTTACGAAAAGAAACTTGTTAAAAGCTTGCTAGGCTTTCTGGCAGGTTTTGCTTTGGGACAATGTTACTacatactattcttaaaggacATATCTTTTTTGGGAGATGGCTATTTTATAGGCTTGATACTAAGTATTCTGTTAG GTGTATGTAATGCAGTGTCAATACAAGTTCAATGTATTTCTCTTCTCCTGCTTCCAATGTACTGTGGTAAGGCAGGCCGAGGGGTTTTGAAGGCTGTTGTACTTACGTACGTTGTCGCTG GCCCAATAACAAACATGGGTTTGAACGCCAAGGAAGTGGTACGGGTGTTTGCATGCAGTACTCAACTGTCGTACAACCTCACCAAAATCAAATACGCCCGAATGTACAAACCGCTGAACAAGGCATTGCTTAGTTTAAGGAAAGAAGTTGATGGAATAAAGGACGCTATCAG ATCCATTCGTGATGTCATATCACCGATAGAGCTAGAAATCGAAGGAATGGACCACTTGCAACAGATGAAGGCAGAAAATGATTTGTCTGATGCTTTGTTTGACATTATTCAACGCTCACAAAAGGACGCAAGGCAAAATCA TTTGGACCTAGTAACCAATGAAAGTGGGCAATATGAAAAAACCTATCTCGATAAAATGGAAATCCGTTGCGAAAACCAGCTATCCCACACAGTGACATTATGTTTGAACGCCTTTTCTTCGGCTTACGAGGAATGTAACCAGGCGATTCCGGCATATGCTACAATGATATGCTGGCCTTTGATGTTGCCAAGGGTGTGCAATGTAAAACAATTGCTTGGACCTGAGATATGCAACAGCAGAAAACAG CTAAATCCTGGACTGGGGATCGGTTACGCGTATCTGAAGAAGGTGAAAAGAGAACTAACATCGAATCTCACGGATATAAAATTACAACATAAAGTAAAGTATGAACGAGAGCTTCAAGATGTCCAG GATGCAAAGGAGACTGGTGACCGCGTTCTCCACGCGTTTCATGAAAAATTCGTTACCATGGAGTTAGCCATCACTACAGTCAATTTCTGCCTTGCCTTGTTATTCCTTCGCATAGCATACTCTGCACAGAGCTACCACGATATGTACCTGACGAGTATTGATTTCGACAACGTTTACATCACGGGATATTTTAAAAGGATCGATCTAAAGCGGAGGAGGAAAGATAAATTCACGCTTTTGCCTTTAAAAAAG ATGGAAAGAAACAGATACGTAGATGTACTGTCCACTTATTACTTACTTTCGGAGCGCAAGAAACTATTGTGTCAGATCCTCAAAGTTATGCTGGAAGCGGTGACAGCAACGACTTTCGTGATGCTGGACAGATTGTTCTATGAGGCTTTGGATGTCGTAAGAATGCACGCGAAGGAGAGTCAACCCTCATCGGGTGTGCAAGACCTTGAGATTAAG GTAGAAAGCAAAGGTCTATTATCCAGCATGGTACGCAGAGTCCTCGAAGAGATGAGTTCCAACAAACAATACAAAATGGTTTCCAATGAGATGTGTCTCCCGCGGCCTAGGGCGATGCCaagcttgttttattttaaaatttacggTGGATACATATGGATACTTCTGTTGGTTTTCATTAACCCTTATACGATGAGACTGCGAAG ACTGATCTGCAGTCATTTCTACCCCGTACGCGAGAAACAGCGAATACTACACCTCTACAACGATATACTGAAGAAGCGAGTTAAAATGGACAAAACGCTACGCAGAAGGGCGGTGCAATCTGTGCGAGCTCATTACCTATCTGGGGAGAATTTGTTGAGTTTGAGGATAAGGTTCCCTCAGATGCTGGGATGGCTTGAGGCATTGCCGGTAGCTAGGATGAAGTGTTTGATTTGTGAGGAGACCGCGCCGAGGGACTGTGATCGTAGTCATA GAGCAAGCACGATACAAGGGTGGCATTCGTGTGTGAAAACAAGGTGTCCATTCGTATACTGTGAAGAGTGTTGGCGAGAAGTGGGCTCTCAGTGCCTCGCCTGCGACCCTGCGCTCGCCGAGCTGAGCGACATCGACTCCCTCAGCGACGATAACCCACCACGACATTAG
- the LOC123875896 gene encoding uncharacterized protein LOC123875896 isoform X1 produces MGHHVSALVSSLGRFFEYPVKRKPICFYRQEDFTATGEPQRKVSDVQKVAMTDYDKLVDQFYKRLAEQRQYNQEMKEQDRRWSIQKVVRRFPGWNEVTIANLHSLFLLFDNQSNGMLGFDDFCAVLESLGDETSMEFRKERFNLADTDNDGWVTYDEFLSLVYNFSPQAEGGELGGLAQLCNEVADNIQFVSNLTVGEQLEYGLF; encoded by the exons atgGGTCACCACGTGAGCGCACTTGTCTCGAGTTTGGGAAGATTTTTCGAATATCCTGTAAAAAGGAAACCCATCTGTTTCTATAGGCAGGAAGATTTCACGGCCACAG GAGAACCTCAGAGGAAAGTTTCGGATGTCCAAAAGGTAGCCATGACTGACTACGATAAGTTAGTCGACCAGTTCTACAAGAGGCTAGCAGAACAGCGCCAGTATAACCAA GAGATGAAGGAGCAGGATCGTCGGTGGAGCATTCAGAAAGTGGTGCGTCGCTTCCCCGGCTGGAACGAGGTCACCATCGCCAACCTGCACAGCCTGTTCCTGCTCTTCGACAACCAGTCCAATGGGATGCTTGGATTTGATGATTT TTGTGCCGTTTTAGAGAGCTTGGGAGACGAAACTTCTATGGAGTTTAGAAAAGAAAGGTTCAACTTGGCTGACACTGATAACGACGGTTGGGTCACTTACGATGAATTTTTATCG CTAGTATACAACTTCAGTCCACAAGCGGAGGGCGGCGAGCTGGGCGGCCTGGCGCAGCTCTGCAACGAGGTCGCCGACAACATACAGTTCGTCAGCAACTTGACTGTGGGCGAGCAGCTCGAGTATGGGTTGTTTTGA